One Fundidesulfovibrio terrae genomic window carries:
- a CDS encoding L-lactate permease: protein MDWKQIYDPLGNIWLSAAVAGIPLYILFYLLAVKRAKGHVAAFCAVTTALLLSIFVWKMPVSLALNSFAYGALFGIFPIVWIVICGVWVYFMTVESGEFEIIKNSLASITDDRRLQALFIAFAFGAFIEGTAGFGTPVAITAAMLVGLGFNPTYAAAICLIANTAPVAFGSIGIPLVTAANVTGLDLMTLSKIAGRQLPLLSIIVPLWLSVTMCGFKRSMEIMPAILTAGIAFAAAQFLFSNFHGPYLPDIMSAIVTILALLALLKVWKPKAVWHFPDEPAPTGQNRCDYTAGQVLRAWGPYIVLAVMVLLWGLQDIKALLAPIGFTFQWPGLHNLVTKMPPIVPEGIPAAKALYPAIYNFNFGQAAGTAVLIGGLISVSFMPNYGYGKAIACLGGTIKKMVFPIITIAMILAIAYVYNYSGLSATMGLAFANTGAFFPFFAPILGWLGVFLTGSDTSSNALFGNLQKTTAQQIGVSPELCVAANSTGGVTGKMISPQSISVATAATGLVGHEGDIFRFNLFHSLAMVMVLCVLTIAQAYVLKWMLP from the coding sequence ATGGATTGGAAGCAGATTTACGATCCCCTGGGCAACATCTGGCTGTCGGCAGCGGTGGCGGGCATCCCGCTCTACATTCTTTTCTACCTTCTGGCCGTGAAACGGGCCAAGGGGCACGTGGCGGCGTTCTGCGCCGTAACCACGGCGCTTCTGCTCTCCATCTTCGTATGGAAAATGCCCGTGTCCCTGGCGCTCAACTCCTTCGCCTACGGCGCCCTCTTCGGCATCTTCCCCATCGTCTGGATCGTGATCTGCGGCGTGTGGGTCTACTTCATGACCGTGGAATCCGGCGAATTCGAGATCATCAAGAACTCACTGGCCTCGATAACCGATGACCGAAGGCTCCAGGCGCTGTTCATCGCCTTCGCCTTCGGCGCGTTCATCGAAGGCACGGCGGGCTTCGGCACCCCCGTGGCCATCACCGCAGCCATGCTGGTGGGCCTCGGGTTCAACCCCACCTACGCGGCGGCCATCTGCCTCATCGCCAACACCGCGCCTGTGGCCTTCGGTTCCATCGGCATTCCCCTGGTCACGGCCGCCAACGTCACCGGCCTTGACCTTATGACCCTTTCCAAGATCGCCGGGCGTCAGCTGCCGCTTCTGTCCATCATCGTGCCCCTGTGGCTGTCCGTGACCATGTGCGGCTTCAAGCGCTCCATGGAGATCATGCCCGCCATCCTGACCGCGGGCATCGCCTTTGCGGCAGCCCAGTTCCTCTTCTCCAACTTCCACGGCCCCTACCTGCCGGACATCATGTCCGCCATCGTGACCATCCTGGCCCTGCTGGCCCTTCTGAAGGTCTGGAAGCCCAAGGCCGTGTGGCATTTCCCCGACGAGCCCGCGCCCACCGGCCAGAACAGGTGCGACTACACCGCCGGGCAGGTGCTGCGCGCCTGGGGCCCCTACATCGTGCTGGCCGTGATGGTGCTCCTCTGGGGCCTGCAGGACATCAAGGCCCTGCTCGCGCCCATCGGCTTCACCTTCCAGTGGCCCGGCCTGCACAACTTGGTGACCAAGATGCCTCCCATCGTCCCTGAGGGCATCCCGGCCGCCAAGGCCTTGTACCCGGCCATCTACAACTTCAACTTCGGTCAGGCAGCGGGCACGGCCGTACTCATCGGCGGACTCATCTCGGTGTCCTTCATGCCCAACTACGGATACGGCAAGGCCATCGCCTGCCTGGGCGGCACCATCAAGAAGATGGTCTTTCCCATCATCACCATCGCCATGATCCTGGCCATCGCCTACGTCTACAACTACTCCGGCCTGTCGGCCACCATGGGCCTGGCCTTCGCCAACACGGGTGCCTTCTTCCCGTTCTTCGCGCCGATACTCGGCTGGCTGGGCGTGTTCCTCACCGGTTCGGACACCTCCTCCAACGCCCTGTTCGGCAACCTGCAGAAGACCACCGCCCAGCAGATCGGCGTCAGCCCCGAGCTGTGCGTGGCCGCCAACTCCACCGGCGGCGTCACCGGCAAGATGATCTCGCCCCAGTCCATCTCCGTGGCCACGGCGGCCACCGGCCTGGTGGGCCACGAGGGCGACATCTTCCGCTTCAACCTGTTCCACTCGCTTGCCATGGTCATGGTGCTGTGCGTACTGACCATCGCGCAAGCCTACGTGCTCAAGTGGATGCTGCCCTAG
- a CDS encoding glycerate kinase type-2 family protein, protein MREFEHLTQMFTAALDRVDPYKMIVNHVRLEGPRLVVSFENERHEVNLDDYSRVLVLGAGKASARMGKALEDILGDRITKGLISVKYGHAEPLRHIEVVESAHPTPDEQGAGAALRIADIAREADEKTLVLNLVSGGGSALLPCPLVLDHPDGAIRLTLEDKQNMTKALLACGADIGEINCIRKHISGVKGGRLLKLMQPARSLNFILSDVVGDRLDTIASGLTSHDESTFEEAMAIIEKYQLYDKAPPGVMRTLSLGVQGKIEETPKKGDPATELATNILIGSNQAALTAACDTARSLGYNTAALTCALTGESREAAKFLWGIAKDVRKTELLVKKPACIIAGGETVVTIKGEGKGGRNQEMALAFLAELSRDELKGANVSFLSASTDGTDGPTDAAGAYASAELVELSRQAGLSINGSLKNNDSYHFFDRIGYLLKTGPTMTNVCDLHMVIVTP, encoded by the coding sequence ATGCGCGAATTCGAACACCTGACCCAGATGTTCACGGCGGCCCTGGACCGGGTCGACCCCTACAAGATGATCGTCAACCACGTGCGCCTGGAGGGCCCGCGGCTGGTCGTGTCCTTCGAGAACGAGCGCCACGAGGTGAACCTGGACGACTATTCCCGGGTGCTGGTGCTGGGCGCGGGCAAGGCGTCGGCCAGGATGGGCAAGGCCCTGGAGGACATCCTGGGCGACCGCATCACTAAGGGGCTCATCTCGGTCAAGTACGGCCACGCCGAACCCCTCAGGCACATCGAGGTGGTGGAGTCCGCCCACCCCACGCCGGACGAGCAGGGCGCGGGCGCGGCCCTGCGCATCGCGGACATCGCGCGCGAGGCCGACGAGAAGACCCTGGTGCTGAACCTTGTGTCCGGCGGCGGCTCGGCCCTGCTGCCGTGCCCCCTGGTGCTGGACCATCCCGACGGCGCCATCCGCCTGACCCTGGAAGACAAGCAGAACATGACCAAGGCCCTGCTGGCCTGCGGGGCGGACATCGGCGAGATCAACTGCATCCGCAAGCACATCTCCGGAGTGAAGGGCGGAAGGCTGCTCAAGCTCATGCAGCCCGCGCGCAGCCTCAACTTCATCCTCTCCGACGTGGTGGGCGACCGCCTGGACACCATCGCCTCGGGCCTCACCAGCCACGACGAATCCACCTTCGAAGAGGCCATGGCCATCATCGAGAAATACCAGCTCTACGACAAAGCCCCTCCCGGCGTGATGCGCACCCTTTCGCTTGGCGTCCAGGGGAAGATCGAGGAGACCCCCAAAAAGGGCGACCCGGCCACGGAGCTTGCCACCAACATCCTCATCGGGTCCAACCAGGCGGCGCTCACGGCGGCCTGCGACACCGCCCGCAGCCTCGGGTACAACACTGCGGCGCTCACCTGCGCGCTCACGGGCGAGTCGCGCGAGGCAGCCAAATTCCTGTGGGGCATCGCCAAGGACGTGCGCAAGACCGAGCTTCTGGTGAAGAAACCCGCCTGCATCATCGCGGGAGGAGAGACCGTGGTCACGATCAAGGGCGAGGGCAAGGGCGGGCGCAACCAGGAAATGGCCCTGGCCTTCCTGGCGGAGCTCTCGCGCGACGAGCTCAAGGGCGCCAACGTCTCCTTCCTGTCAGCCTCCACCGACGGCACCGACGGCCCCACCGACGCCGCCGGGGCCTACGCCTCGGCCGAGCTCGTGGAGCTCTCCCGCCAGGCGGGGCTCTCCATCAACGGTTCCCTCAAGAACAACGACTCCTACCACTTCTTCGACCGCATCGGCTATTTGCTCAAGACCGGGCCCACCATGACCAACGTGTGCGACCTGCACATGGTCATCGTCACCCCGTAA
- a CDS encoding MBL fold metallo-hydrolase — MNGMKRVCGLCAVLCLLCTNPAHAAAKEELMGSTMVGDVAVFILSDGYRDLDASLFLAIDSGQVAAVKDIYPGGKTRNSLNTFLLKSGGRLVLVDTGGGSLLGSDAGGLPKALAAAGFTPQDVTDVILTHVHRDHIGGLGLGGRAAFPGAVIHISKVEHDFWTNPENEAKAPERTRGTFATTREMLALYPGKVALFEPGGELFPGIRTIAAYGHTPGHSAVLVSSKGENLLLWGDLLHGLDLQLAKPDIAIAFDWDPAAAVSSRKVLLSKAAAEGWRVSGVHVPGPEAYRIRAEGQGFSLVR, encoded by the coding sequence ATGAACGGCATGAAGCGTGTCTGCGGCTTGTGCGCGGTGCTCTGTCTCCTCTGTACGAACCCGGCTCACGCCGCAGCCAAGGAGGAACTCATGGGCAGCACCATGGTGGGGGACGTGGCGGTCTTCATTCTTTCGGACGGATACCGCGATCTGGACGCCAGCCTCTTTCTGGCCATCGATTCCGGACAGGTCGCGGCCGTCAAGGATATCTATCCCGGCGGGAAGACACGCAACTCGCTCAACACCTTTCTCCTCAAGTCCGGGGGCAGGCTCGTGCTGGTGGACACCGGCGGGGGAAGCCTCCTGGGGTCGGACGCAGGGGGGCTGCCCAAGGCGCTGGCAGCGGCCGGGTTCACCCCGCAGGACGTCACCGACGTGATCCTGACCCATGTCCACCGCGACCACATCGGCGGACTGGGCCTTGGCGGCAGGGCGGCCTTCCCAGGCGCCGTGATCCACATCTCCAAGGTCGAGCACGACTTCTGGACGAACCCCGAAAACGAGGCCAAGGCTCCCGAAAGGACGCGCGGCACCTTTGCCACCACCCGGGAGATGCTGGCCCTCTATCCCGGGAAAGTGGCGCTCTTCGAGCCAGGGGGGGAACTGTTCCCGGGCATCCGGACCATCGCCGCCTACGGGCACACCCCCGGGCACTCGGCCGTGCTGGTGAGCTCCAAGGGGGAGAACCTGCTCCTCTGGGGGGACCTGCTGCACGGGCTTGATCTGCAACTGGCCAAGCCGGACATCGCCATCGCCTTCGACTGGGATCCGGCCGCCGCCGTGTCGTCCAGGAAGGTGTTGCTGTCCAAGGCTGCCGCGGAGGGGTGGCGCGTGTCCGGCGTTCATGTCCCGGGCCCCGAAGCCTACCGAATCCGGGCGGAGGGGCAAGGGTTCTCGCTGGTGCGCTGA